One genomic window of Candidatus Nitrospira inopinata includes the following:
- a CDS encoding MoaD/ThiS family protein, with translation MVTIVVLGHTLREAVGAGEIEIDILGPTTIKQLIETHQDRLGGLLPYLVRREALITINKRVGTEDSMIRNGDVVKFAFQSRASYDGTRDIPV, from the coding sequence ATGGTGACGATCGTGGTGCTTGGCCATACCCTGCGCGAAGCTGTGGGGGCCGGTGAGATCGAGATCGACATTCTCGGGCCGACGACCATCAAACAACTGATCGAGACACATCAAGACCGGCTGGGCGGGTTGCTTCCCTACCTTGTTCGGCGGGAAGCGCTGATTACGATCAACAAGCGGGTCGGGACGGAAGATTCCATGATCAGGAACGGCGACGTCGTGAAATTCGCCTTTCAGTCCCGTGCCTCCTACGACGGTACCAGAGACATTCCGGTTTGA
- a CDS encoding type II toxin-antitoxin system VapC family toxin: MSETLVVDSFALVSLFHKEPGWEKVRAALYEQQRAGTKAFLNWVNWGEFFYIVKRKVGAARAAEALHLLEQLPIEPVAIDLPLVREAAEIKSEHAVSCADAFCIATARRLSGTVLTSDPEFHAVEHLIHVRWLTKQRNHSP, translated from the coding sequence ATGAGTGAAACGCTCGTCGTCGATAGTTTTGCATTGGTCAGCTTGTTTCATAAGGAGCCTGGTTGGGAAAAGGTCCGCGCCGCCCTATACGAGCAGCAGCGGGCTGGCACCAAGGCCTTTCTGAACTGGGTCAATTGGGGCGAGTTCTTCTACATCGTCAAGCGCAAGGTCGGTGCGGCCCGCGCAGCCGAAGCTCTTCATCTTTTGGAACAATTGCCCATCGAACCGGTGGCGATCGACCTGCCCTTGGTGCGAGAGGCGGCGGAGATCAAGAGCGAGCATGCGGTCTCCTGCGCAGATGCGTTTTGTATCGCCACGGCCCGCCGGCTGTCCGGTACGGTCCTGACGAGCGATCCTGAATTTCATGCTGTTGAGCACTTGATTCACGTCCGCTGGCTGACGAAACAACGCAATCACTCACCTTGA
- a CDS encoding AbrB/MazE/SpoVT family DNA-binding domain-containing protein, whose product MHYFKMEELPMPVSHRSEKDQILIPRQLRRKLGFKPGRKVQLIEEERRLVVTPAADDPIAAATGFLTGKFSLTADLRREHKEEARHE is encoded by the coding sequence ATGCACTATTTCAAAATGGAGGAATTGCCTATGCCTGTCTCCCATAGGTCAGAAAAGGATCAAATTCTGATTCCCCGGCAACTTCGCCGCAAACTCGGCTTTAAACCGGGCAGGAAGGTTCAGTTGATCGAGGAGGAGAGGCGCCTTGTTGTGACGCCGGCGGCTGATGACCCGATTGCCGCTGCCACAGGTTTTCTCACCGGAAAATTCTCCTTGACGGCTGATCTCCGACGGGAACACAAGGAGGAGGCGCGCCATGAGTGA
- a CDS encoding CRISPR-associated helicase/endonuclease Cas3 encodes MSDHRQDFKSHSSQFFAHSANGHGKWHRLADHLASVSKLAKDFMQERNGAEEAALAGVLHDLGKYGDRFQARLHGKDQGLDHWSQGAWIALYEYRAIAAALAIQGHHVGLQRANTDALRWMNPQTLAQYHPFGLALSDSDCAHLKQRAEADGLNIQKPSHTVLKHQNGMEHAIAAMLDVRMLFSCLLDADFLDTEAHFESDAQGKRPRSEGLKLETDAALAALDTYMASLRAVPGAQIEVRQARETLWNAVTQVGQEDPGLFTLTAPTGSGKTLAMLKFALEHAKKHGLKRIVLAVPFLTVIEQIAQIYRAVFQTFPDSFVLEHHSLAGLGAEADRRDAEGASERQRRLLAENWDAPIVLTTNVQLLESIFSNRPSVCRKLHNLMDSVILFDEAQSLPQHLAVPTLAALSHLSAAYRSTVVFATATQPAFDALNEAVKKYAVSGWKPVEAVSEHRVLFAKLKRVEVHWPKVDERRSWSQLADELRDQNQALVVVNLKRHALALLERLKGEEHVFHLSTNLCAEHRRVVMDKIRGRLAAGDPCRLISTQCVEAGVDVDFPLVFRAMAPLEAVAQAAGRCNREGRLNEQGRLGQVVVFEPEDEEVWRKRFPTYGYYQATQVTQTLLKLHNNNLDINDPAVFRAYYQRLYNLNNPASQNADLTRAIQELDFVEIAKVYRLIAQDAIQVLVPWAGRYDEFLALRTEADRQGINTNWIRRAQGLAVSVYRTNDGPPAWAIPVKLRRGGVSDEWFVLEGDFYDELLGLNPPQGEQVFMA; translated from the coding sequence ATGTCTGATCACCGGCAAGACTTTAAGTCACATTCCAGCCAATTTTTCGCACACAGTGCCAACGGCCATGGGAAATGGCACCGGTTGGCGGACCATCTCGCCAGCGTTTCGAAACTTGCAAAAGATTTTATGCAAGAGAGGAACGGTGCTGAGGAAGCGGCGCTCGCTGGCGTATTACACGACCTTGGGAAATATGGAGACCGCTTTCAGGCACGACTGCACGGCAAAGATCAGGGGCTAGATCACTGGTCGCAGGGCGCATGGATTGCTTTATACGAGTATCGTGCTATCGCCGCCGCTCTCGCTATTCAAGGACATCATGTTGGCTTGCAACGTGCCAACACCGATGCCTTGCGTTGGATGAATCCCCAAACTCTCGCTCAATATCATCCCTTCGGGCTAGCCCTCAGTGATTCCGATTGCGCACATCTTAAGCAGCGTGCAGAGGCAGATGGGCTAAATATTCAAAAGCCATCGCACACAGTATTGAAACATCAAAATGGCATGGAGCATGCCATCGCCGCCATGCTCGACGTGCGGATGCTCTTCTCCTGTCTGTTGGATGCGGATTTTCTCGACACCGAGGCACACTTCGAGAGTGATGCACAAGGGAAACGTCCACGTTCTGAAGGATTAAAGCTGGAGACCGACGCGGCACTTGCCGCGCTTGATACTTATATGGCATCGCTGCGCGCCGTCCCTGGCGCGCAAATCGAGGTGCGGCAGGCACGGGAAACTCTATGGAATGCCGTCACACAGGTAGGCCAAGAAGACCCCGGTCTATTCACGCTGACCGCGCCGACCGGTTCTGGCAAGACGCTGGCGATGCTCAAGTTCGCGCTGGAGCACGCGAAGAAGCATGGGCTGAAACGAATCGTTCTAGCGGTCCCTTTCTTAACGGTCATCGAACAAATAGCACAAATTTACAGAGCGGTATTTCAAACCTTCCCGGATAGTTTTGTCTTGGAACACCACAGCTTGGCCGGGCTGGGGGCTGAAGCGGACCGGCGGGACGCTGAAGGGGCAAGTGAGCGTCAGCGCCGTCTGCTTGCCGAAAATTGGGATGCGCCAATCGTATTGACCACCAACGTACAGTTGCTGGAATCGATCTTTTCAAATCGACCGTCCGTCTGCCGCAAACTGCACAACCTGATGGACTCGGTCATTCTGTTCGACGAGGCGCAGAGTCTGCCACAACATTTAGCGGTCCCCACTTTGGCGGCGTTGTCGCATCTGTCGGCAGCCTATCGATCCACTGTCGTATTTGCCACCGCGACCCAACCCGCGTTCGACGCTTTAAACGAAGCCGTGAAGAAATATGCTGTCTCCGGCTGGAAACCGGTCGAAGCCGTGTCGGAACACCGAGTCCTTTTCGCAAAGCTCAAACGTGTCGAAGTTCATTGGCCGAAAGTCGACGAAAGACGGTCGTGGTCCCAACTCGCTGACGAATTGCGAGACCAGAATCAAGCATTGGTCGTGGTGAACCTGAAACGTCATGCTCTTGCTTTGCTCGAAAGGCTAAAGGGAGAGGAGCACGTATTCCATCTCTCGACCAACTTGTGTGCCGAACACCGGCGGGTGGTGATGGATAAGATCAGGGGGCGACTTGCGGCCGGGGATCCCTGCCGTCTCATTTCAACCCAATGTGTTGAGGCAGGAGTGGACGTAGATTTTCCCTTGGTTTTCCGTGCCATGGCGCCGCTGGAGGCTGTTGCGCAAGCAGCAGGACGTTGTAATCGCGAAGGCAGGCTCAACGAACAGGGCCGTCTTGGTCAAGTCGTTGTTTTCGAGCCGGAAGATGAAGAGGTGTGGAGGAAGCGGTTCCCCACGTATGGCTATTATCAAGCGACCCAAGTCACACAAACCCTCCTTAAGCTGCACAATAATAATTTGGACATCAACGACCCCGCTGTGTTTCGAGCCTATTATCAGCGACTCTACAATCTAAACAATCCAGCCAGCCAGAATGCTGACCTGACAAGAGCAATTCAGGAACTCGATTTCGTGGAGATTGCCAAGGTGTATCGACTCATTGCCCAGGACGCCATTCAAGTGCTGGTACCATGGGCGGGTAGATACGATGAGTTTTTGGCGCTACGAACCGAGGCCGATCGACAAGGCATCAACACCAACTGGATACGACGTGCCCAGGGGCTTGCCGTCAGTGTGTATCGCACGAATGACGGCCCACCCGCCTGGGCTATTCCGGTGAAATTGCGGCGCGGGGGTGTCTCCGACGAGTGGTTCGTTCTCGAAGGGGATTTCTACGACGAGCTGCTGGGGCTCAATCCGCCCCAAGGCGAACAGGTGTTCATGGCATAG
- the cas5c gene encoding type I-C CRISPR-associated protein Cas5c — MANGTHTLEVWGDFACFTRPEMKVERFSYPVITPSAARGIFDAIYWDGRREQHGKESVMRPYFHWQITRIEVLEIPRYIALRRNEVKDKAPAERTLKAWMEGREQPEPIWADGGKDELGTDQKGRTQRQTMALKNVRYRLTAQIVPKPDFASDYGKFNACFERRAKQGKCFQQPYFGCREFPAFFEYVESPDPKAWLPVAMNQHLGLMLYDVFDLRKETIKDDDTPFITLFDAHIRNGVLDIPPFDNEAVKKPGRQ, encoded by the coding sequence ATGGCGAACGGCACGCATACCTTGGAAGTCTGGGGAGACTTTGCTTGCTTTACACGGCCGGAGATGAAGGTCGAGCGGTTTTCCTACCCAGTCATCACGCCATCTGCGGCCCGAGGCATCTTTGACGCCATTTACTGGGATGGAAGACGGGAACAGCACGGGAAAGAAAGCGTGATGCGCCCCTATTTCCACTGGCAGATTACCCGCATCGAAGTGCTGGAGATTCCCCGCTACATCGCGTTGCGGCGGAACGAAGTGAAAGACAAAGCCCCTGCTGAGCGCACGCTCAAGGCGTGGATGGAAGGGCGCGAGCAACCTGAACCCATCTGGGCTGATGGTGGCAAGGATGAACTCGGGACTGATCAAAAAGGCCGCACGCAGCGTCAAACGATGGCGCTCAAGAATGTGCGCTATCGGCTGACAGCGCAAATTGTTCCGAAGCCCGATTTTGCTTCAGACTACGGCAAGTTCAACGCCTGCTTCGAGCGTCGCGCAAAGCAGGGCAAGTGCTTTCAGCAACCCTATTTCGGCTGCCGAGAATTCCCGGCCTTCTTTGAATATGTGGAATCACCGGATCCCAAAGCCTGGTTACCTGTTGCGATGAACCAGCATCTGGGTCTCATGCTTTACGACGTGTTTGACTTGCGCAAGGAGACCATCAAAGACGACGACACGCCATTCATCACGCTATTTGACGCACACATACGTAACGGCGTGCTAGACATACCGCCGTTCGACAACGAAGCGGTGAAAAAGCCGGGGAGGCAATAA